The Pseudomonadota bacterium genome contains the following window.
TCTCCGCGCTCATCGCCGCGCTCGCCAAACAGACGGTGCCGAACCGAACGAAGCGCGCCGAGGTTCGCGCCGCGGCGGCGCTCGCGCTGCCCAAGCTGGCCGATCGCGACCATCGCGACAAGATCAAGGTGGCGCTCGAGAAGGCCGTCAAAGATCCGAGCCCCATCGTCTCCACGAGTGCGCGCCGCGCCATCGACCTGCTCGAGTCCTATTCCAAGACGCTCAAGGCGGGTGTCTCCACCTTTGGCCAAGAAGACCCGGACTTCTGAGCCGAAGCGGCGCCGCTCGCGAGCGCTTCGCCTGAAGCTCGATCCGAGCGACGCTTCCGCCTTCCAGGAGGTGCTCACCCGCGTGGTGCACGAGGCCGGAGGAGCGGGCGGCTTTCTCGCGACGTGGGATGAGGCACACCCGGAGCGGGGCGCGCTCATGTCGAGCTACAACATCGACCCCCAGGCCGAGCAGGCCCTGGGCCGGTTCTTCCGCGACCTCCCCGCGCCTCCGCGCGTGCTCGATGACGGTCTGCTCGAGCGGCTGCGCGACGATACATCGTTGCGCGCCTCCATCGGCGATCTCGAGGTGTTGGCGATTCCGGTGAGGGTGCACGACCGCTCCCTGGGCTTTGTGTGCCTGCTGCATCCCTCGAACGCGGCGCGCCTGCTCGAGAAGACGCCGGGGGTCTACAACTTCCGCTTCGACGAGGTCGAGGTGGTGGTCAGCAATGCCCGGCTGCTTCAGCGGCTGCTGGCTGAGCGCGCCTGGCTTGAGGCGATGGTGAGCCAGAGCGCGAACGGGGTCGCCCTTGTCGACGCCGAGGGTCGCGTACTCGGCTTCAACCCCGCCATGGAGCGCCTCAGCGGCTGGACGTTGGATGAGGCCATCGGACGTCCCGCGAGCGAGGTCTTCCCCCTTCGTCTAGAGGCATCGACCTACGCCATGGCCCTGGTGGTGGCTGACACGGCCCCCGTGTTGCAACCGTCCGAGGTCACGCGCGAGGGGATGCTCGAGAGTCGAGCAGGCGAGGCAATCGACGTCGAGGCCACCTTCACCACCCTCCGCGATGATGCGCGTCGTCCCCTCGGATGGGCGCTCACGCTGCGTGATGTGCGCGAGCGCAAAGCCAAGGAGCGCCTCGAGCGCATCTTTCTGTCCGGTGTGAGCCATGAGCTGCAGACGCCGGTTGCCGTGATCAAGGGGTTCAGCGGTCTTCTCTGTGACCCCGAGGTCGGTCTCACGCCGGATCAGGTGCGCGAGAAGGCCGCCATGATTCACGAGGAGAGCTGTCGACTCGAGCGCATGGTGGGCCAGCTGCTGTTCGCCACCCGATTGCAGGCGGGTGGCGTTGAGCTGAGGCGCGAGACAGCGTCGATGGGGGCGCTCCTCGAGCGCGTGGCCCGTCGTCTCGAAGGCCGCGCGCGAGAGATGGGGGCCGAGATCGAGGTCACGCTGCCGGTAGAGTCGGTCACGCTTGAGATCGACGTCGACAAGATCGAGCAGGTCGTGACGAATCTCGTCGAGAACGCCATCAAGTACGGCGTCGCTGATCGCAGGCCCCACGTGACCGTCTCGCTCGTGCAGCGCGCTTCTGAGATCGAGGTCAGCGTGTCCGATGAGGGCCCCGGGGTCTCGTCAGACGAGCGCGACCGGATCTTCCACGTGTTCGAACGAGGTCGAGGCGCAACCCGCGCCAATGGCTCTGGCCTCGGTCTGTTCATCTGCAAGTCCATCGTGGAGGCCCACGGTGGTCGCATCTCCGTCGATGGCGCCCGCGGTGGCGGGGCCCGCTTCTGGTTCACGCTCCCTCGGTGCGGGTGACGAGCGAGCAAGTGAGAGAGGACTCATGAACAACGATTTCACGGGGCGCAGAATCCTCGTCATCGAGGACGAGCCCCATATGCGTGACTTGATCGAGACGGCGCTCGCGTCGTCCGGCTTTGTGGTGAGCGCGGCCGCGACGGGAGACGAGGGGCTGCGCAAGGTTCGCGCCGAGGGGCCGGACGCCGTGATCCTCGACGTGAACCTGCCCGATCTCAGCGGATACGATGTGCTCGGTGAGATCAGAAAGGGCACCGCTGTTCCCGTGGTGATGCTCACCGTGCAGAACAGCGAGACCGATCGCGTTCGCGGCCTCGAGCTCGGGGCCGATGACTACATGGGCAAGCCGTTCGGTCACCGTGAGCTCATCAGCCGGATCAAGGCGGTCTTGCGCCGCACCGAGGCGCCGGCCCCGCTCCCACGCGACGTGGTGACCGTCGACGACGAGCTGCTGGTCGACGTCGACAACCGCCACGCCGTGGTGCGGGGGGAGACCGTCAAGTTCCGCCCCACCGAGTTCAAGCTGCTGGTGCAGCTCATGCGTCAGCCTGGGCGCATCCAGACTCACGATGGGCTTCTCTCCCGCGTCTGGGGGCCAGAGTATCGCGATGACACGCAGCTGCTCCGGCTCTACATCAACTACCTGCGCAAGAAGCTCGAGCGCGATCCGGCGCATCCGCGGTACATCTTCAACGAGCGGGGCATCGGCTATCGCTTCGTCGACTATCGCGCGGCGGGCGCGCGGTCGCTGGAGGCCTGAGATGGCGCGTTCTCGTCTTGCCGTCGCACTCTTCGCCGTGCTGCTCTGGGCGGGCGTCTCCGCGCCCCTCGCCGTGGGCGCGCCCGCGGCTGGGGCTGTGCGTGGCGTGACCGTGGTGACGTGGTCTGACATCCACTACGGGAACGAGGACTATGCGGCCGACGCATGGCGTCAGGCCTACAGAGAGGGGCGCGCCCTGCGCTCCGATGTCTACGTGGTGAGCGGTGACCTCACCGACAACAAGTGTTCGCGCGAGGCGTTCACCGCACGACTCGACGCGTTCCTCCCCGCGTTTCGCGCCCAGCTCGACGCCCTGAACGCGCCGGTCATCCTCGCGCTGGGGAACAACGACATCGCCATCAACTATCAGACCGACCCGGAGGCCCTGGCCCTCACCCTCTCCGCGTGGAGGAAGCGGCTCGGTCCGCACGTCTATCTCGACGCGCTGGGGAATGGTGTCCACCCTCGCGCGGTCAGGGGCATGACCTGGATCACCGTGAACTCCCAGATCTTCTCCCGGTTGAACGAGTACGACGGTCGCGAGGCGCAGGCCCGCGCGACCTTCGCCTGGCTGTCATCGGCCCTGCGCCGCGTGCCGCGCGCCCAGACCGCCGTTCTGGTGATGCACATCCCCCCCACGTCTGACTTCTTCGACGGGAAGGCCTCGTGGAACGAGGCCGACCTGCGACGTCTCTCCGATGTCATCGACGCGCATGCGGGGAAGCTGATCATTCTTGCAGCCCACTACCATCGCAACGAGATCCACGCGCTCACCACACGGCGCGGCAAGACCGTTCCGGTGCTGCTCGCGGGCTCGGTCT
Protein-coding sequences here:
- a CDS encoding PAS domain S-box protein, producing MAKKTRTSEPKRRRSRALRLKLDPSDASAFQEVLTRVVHEAGGAGGFLATWDEAHPERGALMSSYNIDPQAEQALGRFFRDLPAPPRVLDDGLLERLRDDTSLRASIGDLEVLAIPVRVHDRSLGFVCLLHPSNAARLLEKTPGVYNFRFDEVEVVVSNARLLQRLLAERAWLEAMVSQSANGVALVDAEGRVLGFNPAMERLSGWTLDEAIGRPASEVFPLRLEASTYAMALVVADTAPVLQPSEVTREGMLESRAGEAIDVEATFTTLRDDARRPLGWALTLRDVRERKAKERLERIFLSGVSHELQTPVAVIKGFSGLLCDPEVGLTPDQVREKAAMIHEESCRLERMVGQLLFATRLQAGGVELRRETASMGALLERVARRLEGRAREMGAEIEVTLPVESVTLEIDVDKIEQVVTNLVENAIKYGVADRRPHVTVSLVQRASEIEVSVSDEGPGVSSDERDRIFHVFERGRGATRANGSGLGLFICKSIVEAHGGRISVDGARGGGARFWFTLPRCG
- a CDS encoding DNA-binding response regulator, yielding MNNDFTGRRILVIEDEPHMRDLIETALASSGFVVSAAATGDEGLRKVRAEGPDAVILDVNLPDLSGYDVLGEIRKGTAVPVVMLTVQNSETDRVRGLELGADDYMGKPFGHRELISRIKAVLRRTEAPAPLPRDVVTVDDELLVDVDNRHAVVRGETVKFRPTEFKLLVQLMRQPGRIQTHDGLLSRVWGPEYRDDTQLLRLYINYLRKKLERDPAHPRYIFNERGIGYRFVDYRAAGARSLEA
- a CDS encoding metallophosphoesterase; amino-acid sequence: MARSRLAVALFAVLLWAGVSAPLAVGAPAAGAVRGVTVVTWSDIHYGNEDYAADAWRQAYREGRALRSDVYVVSGDLTDNKCSREAFTARLDAFLPAFRAQLDALNAPVILALGNNDIAINYQTDPEALALTLSAWRKRLGPHVYLDALGNGVHPRAVRGMTWITVNSQIFSRLNEYDGREAQARATFAWLSSALRRVPRAQTAVLVMHIPPTSDFFDGKASWNEADLRRLSDVIDAHAGKLIILAAHYHRNEIHALTTRRGKTVPVLLAGSVSCKYDSRPNWRSSVWQLGADGTVRRFDWINRYPGHPEWSESWVLPSPFSATTYAALVTRLRQDLAFYLRYAENLCAHNPEWEQWCGGAEKREKLAALVRCMLFPAQDSDTSSPALGNHR